In Arthrobacter sp. B3I9, the following are encoded in one genomic region:
- a CDS encoding GNAT family N-acetyltransferase has translation MSLDAMVEDTTHLVEIWVAGWAGCRGYETRREGRFPAALRADTTREWEYFAHDPSDSEFAELAARSAEVPARVLTIFTNDVYRYTTLAQRHALNVTSASQTMMIVDMETQDSEDPWLSDDDLKLAVSTTDGVHHAVVRAGDELAASGQVFVVDRTAIFDKIVTEPGFQRRGLGSFIMRALAAQAFEHEVENGLLLASLDGQKLYSHLGWSTVCHVLMLSASDEGSDLSLG, from the coding sequence ATGAGTCTGGACGCCATGGTTGAAGACACCACGCATCTGGTGGAAATCTGGGTGGCCGGCTGGGCCGGCTGCCGTGGTTATGAGACGCGCAGGGAGGGCCGGTTCCCGGCAGCACTCCGCGCTGACACAACCCGTGAGTGGGAGTACTTCGCCCACGATCCCTCGGACTCGGAATTTGCCGAACTGGCCGCGCGGAGCGCAGAAGTCCCCGCCCGGGTCCTGACGATCTTCACGAACGACGTGTACCGCTACACGACACTGGCCCAACGGCATGCCCTGAACGTCACCTCCGCTTCCCAGACGATGATGATCGTGGACATGGAGACCCAGGACTCAGAGGACCCGTGGCTTTCCGACGACGACCTCAAGCTTGCGGTTTCCACTACGGACGGCGTGCACCACGCAGTGGTCCGCGCCGGCGACGAACTGGCCGCGAGCGGACAGGTGTTCGTCGTGGACCGCACCGCAATCTTCGACAAGATCGTCACGGAACCGGGCTTCCAGCGGCGCGGACTGGGCAGCTTCATCATGCGGGCCTTGGCCGCCCAGGCATTCGAGCATGAGGTGGAAAACGGGCTGCTGCTGGCCTCCCTGGACGGCCAGAAGCTTTACTCCCACCTTGGCTGGAGCACGGTCTGCCACGTGCTGATGCTTTCGGCCTCGGATGAGGGATCGGACTTGTCCCTGGGCTGA
- a CDS encoding rhodanese-related sulfurtransferase — protein sequence MALNRIVLFYGFTPLPDPEAVRLWQRALCEKLGLTGRIIISKDGINATVGGELQAVKQYVKTTREYRAFHGIDVKWSEGGAADFPRLSVKVRDEIVSFGAPGELKVDANGVVGGGTHLLPEQLHELIEAKKQEGDEVVFFDGRNGFEAQIGKFKDAVVPDVATTHDFIKELDSGKYDALKDKPVVTYCTGGIRCEVLSSLMVNRGFKEVYQLDGGIVRYGETFRDQGLWEGSLYVFDKRMHLEFSEDAKTIGQCVRCSAPTSKFENCSNPSCRTLTLYCADCAASPETLRCPEGCAA from the coding sequence GTGGCTTTGAACCGAATTGTGCTCTTTTATGGCTTTACCCCTCTCCCGGATCCGGAGGCTGTCCGGCTCTGGCAGCGCGCGCTGTGCGAGAAACTCGGCCTGACCGGCCGCATCATCATCTCGAAGGACGGCATCAACGCGACCGTCGGCGGCGAACTGCAGGCCGTGAAGCAGTACGTGAAGACCACCCGGGAGTACAGGGCGTTTCACGGCATCGACGTGAAGTGGTCGGAAGGCGGGGCCGCTGACTTCCCGCGCCTGAGCGTCAAGGTGCGGGACGAGATCGTGTCTTTCGGTGCCCCCGGAGAGCTCAAAGTCGACGCCAACGGCGTGGTGGGCGGCGGGACACACCTCCTGCCTGAGCAGCTCCACGAACTCATCGAGGCCAAGAAGCAGGAGGGCGACGAGGTTGTCTTCTTCGATGGCCGCAACGGCTTCGAGGCCCAGATCGGCAAGTTCAAGGATGCCGTGGTTCCCGATGTCGCGACCACCCATGACTTCATCAAGGAACTCGATTCGGGCAAGTACGACGCCCTCAAGGACAAGCCGGTCGTCACCTACTGCACAGGCGGCATCCGGTGCGAGGTACTGTCCAGCCTCATGGTCAACCGCGGTTTCAAGGAGGTCTACCAGCTCGACGGCGGGATCGTCCGCTATGGCGAGACGTTCCGGGACCAGGGCCTCTGGGAGGGCTCGCTCTACGTGTTCGACAAGCGCATGCACCTGGAATTCAGCGAGGACGCCAAGACCATAGGCCAGTGCGTCCGCTGCTCGGCGCCAACGAGCAAATTCGAGAACTGCTCGAACCCTTCGTGCCGCACATTGACACTCTATTGCGCCGACTGCGCCGCCAGCCCCGAGACCCTGCGCTGCCCGGAGGGCTGCGCGGCCTGA
- a CDS encoding MerR family transcriptional regulator, translated as MDWSVQQIAKVAGTTSRTLRHYDDIGLLKPSRTGQNGYRYYDQAALVRLQRILLLRELGLGLPAVAEVIGRESDAEKALGRHLAWLRKEQDRLARQIASVEQTIQSVKEGEGIMAEKMFDGFDHTQYKEEVEERWGKDAYAAGDAWWRGMGAAEKDAWKRRSQQLGSDWTAAALAGIAPDSGEAQELARRHVQWLTGIPGTPAATGTGERDIKGYVAGLGDMYVADPRFAANYGGEAGAAFVRDALRIYAQMHL; from the coding sequence ATGGACTGGTCCGTGCAGCAGATCGCGAAGGTTGCCGGCACCACAAGCCGCACGCTGCGCCACTACGACGACATCGGGCTGCTCAAGCCCAGCCGCACCGGGCAGAACGGTTACCGGTATTACGACCAGGCGGCACTCGTGAGGCTCCAGCGCATCCTGCTCCTGCGTGAACTCGGGCTTGGCCTGCCGGCCGTTGCGGAGGTCATCGGCCGCGAGTCGGACGCGGAGAAGGCCCTGGGCCGTCACCTCGCCTGGCTCCGGAAGGAACAAGACCGGCTGGCCCGTCAGATCGCCTCGGTCGAGCAGACCATCCAATCAGTGAAAGAAGGAGAAGGAATCATGGCGGAGAAGATGTTCGACGGCTTTGATCACACCCAGTACAAGGAAGAGGTCGAGGAACGCTGGGGAAAGGACGCGTATGCCGCCGGCGATGCCTGGTGGCGGGGCATGGGCGCCGCGGAAAAGGACGCCTGGAAGCGGCGGTCGCAGCAGCTCGGCAGTGACTGGACCGCGGCTGCCCTAGCCGGCATCGCCCCGGACAGCGGGGAGGCGCAGGAGCTGGCCCGGCGGCACGTCCAGTGGCTGACCGGCATTCCCGGTACGCCCGCAGCTACAGGCACCGGCGAAAGGGACATCAAGGGCTACGTGGCCGGCCTTGGCGACATGTATGTGGCCGATCCCCGCTTCGCCGCGAACTACGGCGGCGAGGCAGGAGCGGCGTTCGTCCGCGACGCGTTGAGGATCTACGCGCAAATGCACCTCTAA
- a CDS encoding methyltransferase: MTDSTLFTDGNIPDAPRSDLPGLLEALAADLGTISYTVDGVAELLGEAAHSALSRDQLVPALIVTGRALSGDPTTAALAAVVRLWLLAEPQPAATVDAALPSIRTQGLLQLGLVEPSAEGLVQARVDLRPYGWAGTEGDDTVSSGGADLWVASDLAAHQRPGVLRHDHVLGIGQASTTLVQVTTRRHVARALDLGTGCGIQTFHLLHHAEHVTATDISERALAFTRFNLLLNAAELHVDPANLADRVSLRLGSLLEPVAGEKFELVVSNPPFVITPRSAGEAAADQFTYRDGGLPGDDIVASLVRALPSVLAPAGTAQLLGNWEIPEGAAWDERPQSWASQDTDAWFIQREQVGPEQYAETWLQDASESRDRRLYQDSYAAYLDDFASRKVGAIGFGMIWLRRPAQGAAPVLSRFEEITYPIEQPVGPHLGAAVERADWLAAHELADAHLLVAEDVTEERHQRPGAEHPGVILLRQGAGLRRTNLLSTELAGFVSACDGDLSVGQIIGALEALLGGYDGFDAGTFHGGLLADVRNLVRDGFLLPA, from the coding sequence GTGACCGACTCAACGCTCTTTACCGACGGCAACATCCCCGACGCGCCCCGCAGCGACCTTCCGGGGTTGCTTGAAGCCCTGGCGGCCGACCTGGGGACCATCAGCTACACCGTCGACGGAGTAGCGGAACTGCTCGGCGAGGCAGCGCATTCGGCCCTCAGCCGGGACCAGCTGGTCCCGGCACTGATCGTCACCGGACGGGCCCTGTCCGGGGACCCGACGACGGCGGCGCTCGCCGCCGTCGTCCGGCTTTGGCTGCTGGCCGAGCCGCAGCCGGCCGCGACCGTCGACGCTGCCCTCCCCAGCATCCGCACCCAGGGCCTGCTGCAGCTGGGCCTGGTGGAACCGTCCGCGGAGGGTCTGGTGCAGGCGCGCGTTGACCTGCGCCCTTACGGCTGGGCCGGCACCGAGGGGGACGACACCGTCAGCAGCGGCGGAGCCGACCTGTGGGTCGCCAGCGACCTCGCCGCGCACCAGCGCCCCGGCGTCCTCCGCCACGACCATGTGCTGGGGATCGGGCAGGCGTCCACCACGCTGGTCCAGGTCACAACCCGCCGCCATGTTGCCCGGGCCCTGGACCTGGGCACCGGCTGCGGCATCCAGACGTTCCACCTGCTGCACCACGCGGAGCACGTCACGGCCACGGACATCTCGGAGCGCGCCCTGGCCTTCACCCGCTTCAATCTGTTGCTCAACGCCGCCGAACTGCATGTGGATCCCGCCAACCTTGCGGACCGCGTGAGCCTCCGCCTGGGTTCACTGCTGGAACCGGTGGCCGGCGAGAAGTTCGAACTGGTGGTTTCCAATCCGCCGTTCGTCATCACGCCACGTAGCGCCGGTGAAGCCGCGGCGGACCAGTTCACGTACCGCGACGGCGGCCTGCCGGGAGATGACATTGTCGCTTCCCTGGTCCGCGCCCTGCCCTCGGTTCTCGCCCCGGCGGGAACGGCCCAGTTACTGGGCAACTGGGAGATCCCGGAGGGGGCTGCCTGGGACGAGCGGCCCCAAAGCTGGGCCAGCCAGGACACGGACGCGTGGTTCATCCAACGGGAACAGGTGGGGCCGGAACAGTACGCGGAGACCTGGCTGCAGGACGCGTCCGAATCCCGGGACCGCCGGCTTTACCAGGACTCCTATGCCGCCTACCTTGACGACTTTGCTTCCCGGAAGGTGGGGGCCATCGGCTTCGGAATGATCTGGTTGCGGCGCCCGGCACAGGGAGCGGCCCCGGTGCTTTCCCGTTTCGAGGAAATCACGTACCCGATCGAGCAGCCCGTCGGGCCCCACCTGGGCGCCGCCGTCGAACGTGCCGACTGGCTGGCCGCCCACGAACTGGCGGACGCGCACCTGCTGGTGGCCGAGGATGTCACAGAGGAACGGCACCAGCGCCCCGGCGCCGAACACCCCGGCGTGATCCTGCTGCGCCAGGGTGCGGGCCTTCGGCGCACCAACCTGCTGAGCACGGAACTGGCCGGCTTTGTCTCTGCGTGCGACGGCGACCTGTCCGTCGGGCAAATCATCGGCGCCCTGGAGGCGTTGCTCGGTGGGTACGACGGCTTTGACGCCGGGACTTTCCATGGCGGGCTCCTCGCGGACGTGCGAAACCTGGTCCGGGACGGCTTCCTGCTCCCCGCCTGA
- a CDS encoding helix-turn-helix transcriptional regulator, translating into MNAETPTAGSPDAKRRQRPEKKVEITDPKAIRALAHAARLEVISELYATQVSRTATELAAQTGLTPSAMSYHLRALQKWGMVVPAATAGDARERRWKAAGTDFTINSGGGVASPEFAVLDLELDAFRRRVNSYAKTRVERRERGESADGPSSVVLASNLLYLTPDQRTELTERLFALLRDYELEDPDRVPDGAQRMATMWSMIPDDRGNAAVPGRAAESPAGMLGGSADGPSTGRGRGPEHGVTSLL; encoded by the coding sequence GTGAATGCAGAAACCCCCACGGCGGGGTCGCCGGACGCGAAGCGCCGCCAGCGCCCGGAAAAGAAAGTGGAAATCACCGATCCGAAGGCGATCCGAGCGCTTGCCCATGCCGCCCGGCTGGAAGTCATTTCCGAGCTGTATGCCACCCAGGTCAGCCGGACGGCCACCGAGCTCGCCGCCCAGACCGGCCTCACGCCCAGCGCCATGAGCTACCACCTCCGCGCGCTGCAGAAGTGGGGCATGGTGGTGCCCGCGGCCACTGCCGGCGACGCCCGCGAACGCCGCTGGAAAGCCGCCGGCACCGACTTCACGATCAACTCCGGCGGGGGAGTGGCGAGCCCGGAATTCGCCGTGCTGGACCTGGAGCTGGATGCGTTCCGCCGCCGCGTCAACTCCTATGCCAAAACGCGGGTCGAACGCCGCGAGCGGGGCGAGTCCGCGGACGGCCCCTCGTCGGTTGTGCTGGCCAGCAACCTGCTGTATCTCACACCGGACCAACGGACCGAATTGACCGAGCGGTTGTTTGCCCTGCTCCGGGACTACGAGCTCGAGGACCCGGACCGCGTGCCCGACGGCGCCCAGCGGATGGCGACCATGTGGTCGATGATCCCGGATGACCGCGGCAACGCTGCCGTGCCAGGGCGCGCCGCGGAGAGTCCCGCCGGCATGCTTGGCGGCAGCGCCGACGGCCCCTCCACAGGCCGGGGGCGCGGGCCGGAACACGGCGTCACATCTCTGCTCTGA